The proteins below are encoded in one region of Vanessa tameamea isolate UH-Manoa-2023 chromosome Z, ilVanTame1 primary haplotype, whole genome shotgun sequence:
- the LOC113404090 gene encoding uncharacterized protein LOC113404090, producing MANADFRKDVMPVRPRSVYTAHSYNQEETSLSTFQDYSKFLEGGLGQAELVGASGWQPPWRAPLQRKAPFYPGDDIFHADTWRELEVTDGMGGATYNVSVTPHGTVCMRLRDRVKVDMTIDGAVRLTNAKNNIILALSRSGASAALIHPNGRVYQYGSRVEIQARHQQGNNKYAKMWYKGVSFTAEQCALVYLVDAAGTRTTTDTFLDMSQDFTLNVFYNESRHGPSYVNEALSLLQAVQYWLTDDGTDNWIINNVRVSQTSDGLVRVHRCSHKYQLRTSPSNGSASITSPFLHCTASLGQTQHLFVRRGERRMHFDGNSFIVRNAGHSAGFDDKNQLKVY from the exons ATGGCCAATGCGGACTTTAGAAAGGATGTAATGCCGGTACGCCCAAGAAGCGTATATACAGCACATTCTTATAACCAG GAGGAAACAAGTCTATCAACGTTCCAAGATTACAGTAAATTCCTGGAGGGTGGTCTCGGACAAGCTGAACTTGTCGGTGCTTCAGGCTGGCAGCCTCCTTGGAGAGCTCCGTTGCAACGCAAAGCGCCCTTCTACCCGGGAGATGACATCTTTCACGCTGACACGTGGCGAGAATTGgag GTTACTGATGGAATGGGAGGCGCAACCTATAATGTTTCCGTGACGCCGCACGGCACTGTCTGTATGCGGTTAAGGGATCGAGTTAA GGTGGATATGACCATCGACGGGGCTGTGCGTTTGACTAacgctaaaaataatataatacttgcGTTATCTCGTTCTGGAGCCTCTGCCGCTCTCATCCACCCCAACGGCCGCGTCTACCAATATGGCTCCAGGGTCGAAATTCAAGCGAGACACCAGCAAGGAAACAAcaa gtatgcCAAGATGTGGTACAAGGGAGTGTCATTCACAGCAGAGCAATGTGCGCTGGTGTATTTAGTAGACGCTGCCGGAACACGCACTACAACTGACACCTTCCTCGACATGAGTCAAGATTTCACGCTTAACGTCTTCTACAA TGAATCTCGACACGGGCCGTCATACGTGAACGAGGCGCTGTCTCTTCTCCAAGCTGTGCAGTATTGGCTCACTGATGATGGTACCGATAACTGGATCATTAATAATGTCCGAGTCAGCCAGACTTCGGATGGGCTGGTTAG GGTTCATCGCTGCAGCCACAAATATCAGCTGCGAACTAGTCCAAGCAATGGTTCTGCCTCTATCACGAGCCCCTTCCTCCATTGCACGGCCTCTCTCGGACAGACGCAGCATCTCTTCGTACG GCGCGGAGAAAGGCGTATGCATTTTGATGGAAACTCCTTTATAGTTCGCAACGCTGGCCATTCTGCCGGCTTCGACGACAAGAACCAACTCAAGGTCTATTGA
- the LOC135194678 gene encoding uncharacterized protein LOC135194678 produces the protein MAKDLGVPRYDPNTEAFQSRAQWKKVDNCRKQWIERWSWLLDERKQAQNEADAIRQEVAAVLPHVTGKLESTKSLKPVPIVSSGIIGWLAAKPDCRLEIYTSWISKIPLKLPDAWDDKNYT, from the exons ATGGCGAAAGATCTTGGTGTGCCGAGATATGATCCGAATACAGAAGCATTCCAGTCTCGGGCTCAGTGGAAAAAAGTTGACAACTGTCGAAAACAGTGGATTGAACGTTGGAGCTGGTTACTTGATGAAAGaaa ACAGGCGCAGAACGAAGCGGATGCGATTCGTCAGGAGGTTGCCGCTGTTTTGCCACATGTCACGGGCAAATTGGAATCCACGAAATCATTGAAACCAGTGCCTATCGTATCGTCGGGCATTATCGGTTGGCTAGCTGCCAA ACCGGATTGTCGATTAGAAATTTACACGTCTTGGATTTCGAAGATTCCACTGAAACTTCCGGATGCCTGGGATGACAAAAACTATACCTAG